ATCTCCAGCTGTTATAGTTGCTTGCTGACCATTTTTTTGCTTTATGATGCAGTTAAAAGCACTATCAAGACCATCAAAAATACCTTCGATGACTTTTTTATCATTGATTATTTTGATATGTTGCCCAACGTGAGCAGAGTATAAAAGCCATTTTTTACGGATTATATCACATCCTCCAGGTTGTTTCCAAAGAAGGTAATTTTTAGAAAAATACTCCGTCAAAACCGTAAATAACTGTTCTGTCTCAACATGCAAACCAATATTTTTCAGACTTGAAGTGGGATAGGGTGCGTCCTCATAGTGACAATTTACATTCATTCCAATCCCAATAACCAATGCATACTGTTGGAATGTTAATTTAAAAATTTCAAGCAAAATCCCAGAGCTTTTAGATTCTTTAAGCAAAATATCATTTGGCCATTTTAAACTAACAATACTATTCGCTTGGTTTTCATCTTTTACAAATTGTTTTATTGCCTCTACCATACTTACTCCAGCAACAAAACTAAGCTGAGCAGCCGTCTGATGAACAATATCATCAATTAACAAAAGACTACAGTAAAGGTTTCCTTTCGGACTATACCACGTTCTACCTCTTCTTGCCATTCCCTGTGATTGCTCCTGCGCAACAATCCAGAGATAACCACGATGGCCAGCATACGCTCTTCGCTGAGCAATAAGATTTGTTGAATCAACATTTTCGTAGGATTCAACAGCGTAACCCTGTTTTTGTGCAAAATCCGATAAGATATAAACCATATTCATTAAAACAATGCAATAGCCGCTTTTTCTGCCAAGTCAGCAAACCAAATTCCAAAAAGCGTATAAAATAAAATAAATAATGCAGAAAGACAAAGACAAAACCGAAGCTCATTCGATAAAATAATAAAATGCGCTTTTGCATCATCAAACCACATAATTTTAATGAGACGCAAATAGTAAAAAGCCCCAATAACAGATGCTAGCATACCAACAACAGCAAGTGGTGTAAGTCCAGCATGAACAGCGGCAGAAAATGTATACCACTTTCCAAAAAAACCAGCCATAGGAGGTATACTTGCTAAAGAGAAAAGTTGTATCGTCATCATAACAGCCATAAACGGATTTGTCTTTACCAATCCTGAAAGATCATAAATATTTTCAACATTTCCACCACTACGCCGCATTCCAAGAATAAAAGCAAATGAACCAATCACCATACTAAGATAAATAGTCATATAAAGAATAACGCTTTTTATCCCAAGCATATCTCCAGCAGCTAACCCGACAAGCGCATATCCCATATGACTGATAGACGAATAAGCCATTAAACGCTTAACATTGCTCTGGCCAATTGCAGCAAATGCACCAAGTATCATTGATGCAATTGCCATGAACACCAAAATTTGCTGCCATGCATGCATAGAGCCATCGGAACTCTCTGATGGAATGAATACCAGAACAATAATACGAACGAGTAAAGCCATTGCTGCAACTTTAGGAGCACCCGCAAAAAATGCTGTAATTGGTGTTGGCGCTCCTTCGTAAACATCAGGTGTCCACATATGAAATGGAACAGCAGAAATTTTGAAAGCCAAACCAGCTAAAATAAAAACAATGCCAAAGATAACACCTAATTGTAGACTTTCACTTTTTAAAGCAATCGCAATTTCGCGAAAACCAATTTGACCGGTAAAACCATAAAGTAAAGAAATACCATAAAGGAGCAACCCTGACGATAATGCTCCTAAAACAAAGTACTTTATACCTGCTTCAGACGATTTTAGATTATTACGATTAATCGCAGCTAAAACATATAAAGCTAAGGATTGTAGTTCTAACCCCATATAAAGTGACAGCATATTACCAGCTGAAATCATCAGCATCATGCCAAGACTTGCTAAAAGAACAAGCACTGGAAACTCAAATATATCAAACTTATGCGTACAGGTAAAATCAACAGACATAATAAGAGCAAAAAGTGCACCAATAAGTGTTAAAATTTTCATATAACGACCGAAAGAATCAATAATAAGCGCATTGGTTTGAAATAAGCCACTTTTCGGAAAAACGACGAGAATAACAATGGTTGCGACAAAAAGGGCAATAGCCAAACCAGTCACGGTTAAAGAGGAACGTGTATTGGAATAAACACCAATCAAAAGCAATATAACGCCCCCCAATGCTATTAAAATCTCTGGAAAAATTAACACTAATTGAGCTATTATTTCAGTTTGCATGAGCATTCTTCTCTTAATCTAGTGTAGTTTATTGATGAGAGCTTCTACGGAAAACGCTGTTGCCTTAAGAATAGGCGTTGGATAAATACCAAAAAAGATTGTAATAATAACCATTGGATAAAGGATGATTTTCTCTCTTGAAGAGAGATCAATAAGTATTTTTAAATTCTCTTTATCTAAAGAACCAAAAACCACACGCCGATAAAGATAAAGTGCATAGGCAGCTGATAAAATAACGCCAGTTGTAGCAAAAATGACAACCAATTTATTTACTTGAAAAACACCTATTAAGGTTAAAAATTCACCTAAAAATCCTGAACTCCCAGGCAAACCGATATTTGCCATAGTAAAGATCAAGAAAACAACGGCATATTTAGGCATGTTATTCACTAAACCGCCAAAGGCTGAAATTTCACGCGTATGCAAGCGATCATAGATAACCCCAACACAAAGAAATAAAGCTGCTGAAACAATTCCATGTGATAGCATTTGATAAATAGCACCTTGGATACCCTGTTCATTTGCAGCAAAAATACCCATTGTCACATATCCCATATGCGCTATTGAAGAATAAGCAATAAGCTTTTTTATATCATTTTGAACAAGTGCAACCAACGATGTATAAAGAATAGCGATAAGCGATAAAACGAAAACCAAAGGAGCAAAATCAGTTGAGGCAATAGGAAACATTGGTAAAGAAAAACGAAGAAAACCATACCCGCCTAATTTGAGTAAGACACCGGCTAAAATAACGGAACCAGAGGTCGGTGCTTCCACGTGAGCATCAGGAAGCCATGTATGGACTGGCCACATCGGCATTTTAACCGCAAAAGAAGCAAAAAATGCAAGCCATAACCACATTTGCATATGTGCTGGAAATTGGTAAGTTAATAAAGTTGGTATATCGAGTGTTCCAACTTCCAAATACATAACCATAATGGCAACCAGCATAAGCACTGAACCAAGTAAAGTGTAGAGAAAAAATTTCATGCTCGCATAAACACGACGTGCCCCACCCCAAACACCTATGATAATGAACATTGGAATAAGGCTGCCTTCAAAAAAAACATAAAACAATATCGCATCAAGTGCACAAAAGACACCAATAATTGCAACTTCAAGAAGAAGAAAAGCAATCATATAAGCTTTTAATCTATCTTTAATATTCTCCCAACTTGCTAAAATACAGAAAGGCAAAAGAAAAGCCGAAAGAACAACAAAAAGAATAGAAATACCATCAATCCCCATATGATAGCTAGTGCCCTCTCCTAACCAATTGAATTTCTCAACCATTTGAAAATGAGGGTTTGTATGATCAAAGCCAGCCCAAATAATTAAGGAAATAATAAAAACAAACACAGTTGTAAAAAATGCTACATTGCGTATGTTACATCGTGCTGACTCGCTATCGTCTTTAATAAACAAAATCAAAATTACACCAACAAGCGGTAAAAATGTAACCGTAGAAAGAATAGGCCAATCAGTCATCAGTTTGCGCCCCCGATCATCATCCATGTGATCAGCGAAGCAATGCCAATAAGCATTGCAAATGCATAATGATAAATATAGCCTGTTTGCATCCGAACAACTCTATTTGTAATATTAACAACCCGCGCGGCAATACCATTCGGACCCAAACCATCAATAATCTTACCGTCACCAACTTTCCAAAAAAAGAAACCAATTTTTAAAACAGAACGAACAAACAAAGCGTTATATAATTCATCAAAATACCATTTATGACAAAGAAAACGGTACACTGCAGGCATTAATTTAGCAATTTTCTTCGGAATAGAAGGAAAAGAAATATAAAATAAATAGGCTAACATAAATCCAAAAACCATCGCTATCAAGGGTGACCATTTTACCCAAATGAATACATTATGGGCATCATGGAGAATATGATTATGACTGTTTGTAAATAACGCTCCCTTCCAAAAAGCATCATACAAATCACCAAAGAAGTAAGGTTGGAAAACAACACCAGAAAACATTGCTCCAATAGATAAAATAAAGAGTGGGATCAACATAACTGGAGGAGATTCATGAACATGATGCATAACATCGGCAGTCGCCCGTGGTTTACCATGAAATATCATAAATATAAGCCGCCACGAATAAAAACTTGTCAATAAAGCTGAAAAAACAAGAAGCCAAAAAGCATATCCCGAAGCAATATTATGTGATGCAAAAGAAGCTTCTATAATTGCATCTTTTGAGAAAAAACCTGCCGTGCCGAAAAATGTCCCAGGAATTCCAACACCGGTCAATGCAATAGTCCCTATAATCATCATCCAATAAGTTGCTTGTATATGTTTATGCATCCCTCCCATTTTTCGCATATCTTGCTCATCAGATACAGCATGGATCACAGAACCTGCGCCAAGAAATAATAACGCTTTGAAAAAAGCATGGGTAAAAAGATGAAAAACAGCCGCTCCATAAGCTCCAACACCTAATGCAACAAACATATAACCAAGTTGCGAACATGTAGAATAAGCAATAACACGCTTAATATCATTTTGCACCAACCCCACAGTTGCTGCAAAAAACGCAGTTGTTGCTCCAACAATAATAATCATTGTCAAAGCAGTTGAAGAAAGTTCGAAAATTGGTGACATACGTGCAACCATAAATACACCAGCCGTTACCATCGTTGCTGCATGAATAAGTGCTGACACAGGCGTTGGCCCCTCCATTGCATCAGGAAGCCATGTATGTAAAAGAAACTGTGCTGATTTTCCCATCGCACCAACAAATAACAAAAGACATGTAACAGTAATTGCTGTTTGTCCATCAAGCTGCCAACCTAAAAATGTCATATTTTGTATGAAGCTATTGTCTGCAGCTTTCGCAAAAATAGAGACAAAATTAACCGATTGGAATAAAACAAAAATACTAAAAATTCCTAAGAGAAAACCAAAATCTCCAACACGATTAACCACAAAAGCTTTCATTGCAGCCTTATTAGCAGAATCTCGCTGAAACCAAAAACCAATAAGCAAATAAGATGCAAGCCCCACACCTTCCCATCCAAAAAACATCTGTATCAGATTATTGGATGTCACCAACATAAGCATCATAAATGTAAAGAGCGAAAGATAAGAAAAAAAACGTGACCTTGAAGGATCATGGTGCATATAACCAATTGAATAAATATGCACTAACGCTGAAACACTGTTTACAACAATAAGCATGACAGCTGTTAATGTATCAACATGTAAAGCCCAATCAAAGATTAATCCATCGACAGTAAGCCAATGTAATATCAATACATCAACCGCTGGAGAATGACCAAGTGCAACATTTGAAAAGACCACCCATGACAATACAGCAACAACAACCATAAAGCTACATGTTATCAATTCACTAGCCAGATTTCCTATAGTTTTTCCACCTATAGAAGCAATTAAAAAGCCAAAAAGCGGAAGAAAGACGATCGTATGATACATCGCTGGTCAGCCTTTCATTACATTAACATCTTCAACCGCAACAGAACCACAATTACGGAAAAAAACCACAAGAATTGCTAAACCAATTGCAGCTTCAGCAGCCGCTACTGTTAAGATAAATAAAGCGAATATCTGACCAACGAGATCCTGAAAAAACGCTGAAAACGCAACAAAATTGAGATTAACCGAAAGCAATATAAGCTCAATGGACATAAGAATAATAATTACATTCTTTCTGTTGAGAAAAATTCCAGCAATACCGATTGTAAAAATGAGAGCAGAAACAATCAGATAATGAGTAATATCAATGTGCATAATCCCCCCTTAAATACCCTTACCTGATTCAACTTGTTTGATTTCAATTGCATTTGCTACAGTCCTAGAAACTTGCACCGCTATAGATTGTCGCCTGACACCTGATTTATGACGAAGTGTCAAAACAATAGCACCAATCATTGCAACTAATAAAATGATTCCAGCAACTTGAAAGTAGAAAACATAATCCGTGTAGAGAATATCGCCTAACGCCTGAGTATTTGTTCGCTGTGCTAAATTTGGCATTGGTTGCGTAACATGTGTTCTAAGAACTGGAGAAAAATAGCTACTCACAAAAACAAAAATCAATTCTACAGCAACAACAACTCCAATAAAAGCTCCAATAGGCGCATATCTAAGTGCACCACTTTTTAATTCAGCAAAATCAACATCAAGCATCATAATTACAAATAAAAACAAAACAGCTACAGCCCCAACATAAACAATCAGCAGAATAAGCCCCAAAAATTCTGCTCCTGCAAGCAAAAACAAAGCCGCAGCATTAAAAAATGCCAATATTAAAAACAAAACTGAATGCACTGGATTACGTGCTGTAATAACAATAACCGCACTCGCAAGCATAATAAAAGCAAATAAATAGAAAAATGCCGCCGCTAGATCCGTTAGCATAGGTAGACTTCTCCTCAATTAACCAAACAATTGATATAATACTTCACAACAGATTACAATTTATCGGAAAAATCATCCGACTACCCATTCAACGATGCCCTTAACGATAAGGTGCATCTATCAATATATTTCGAGCGATTTCTCGCTCCCAGCGATCTCCATTCATTAAAAGTTTTTCTTTATCATAATAAAGTTCTTCACGCATTTCTGTTGCAAATTCAAAATTGGGGCCTTCTACAATAGCCTCAACTGGACAAGCTTCTTGACAAAAACCGCAGTAAATGCACTTTACCATATCTATATCATAACGCACAGTTCTACGTGTACCATCATTGCCCCGTGGCCCTGCCTCAATTGTAATGGCTTGCGCAGGGCAAATTGCTTCACATAATTTACACGCAATACATCGTTCTTCCCCATTTGGGTAGCGACGGAGCGCATGTTCACCACGAAAGCGTTGAGAAACAACTCCTTTCTCATAAGGATAATTAATCGTAGGCTTTGGTGAAAAAAACTGACGCATTGCCAAGAAAAAAGCACTGACAAATTCCAATAGAAGGAGTGATTTTGCCGCTTGAATAAGACCTGACACAGTGATACCTCCTCTTAAGCAAAACCAGTATATTTTAAGAAAGTAGCAGTTATCACAACCATTGCTAGTGACAAAGGAAGAAAAACCTTCCAACCAAGCCGCATAAGCTGATCATAACGATAACGCGGCACAAATGCTTTAACCATAGCAAACCAAAAAAATACAAAACAAACTTTTAAAACAAACCAAATGATACCAGGAACCCAATTAAGCCACCAAACATCCAAGGGAGGCAACCAACCACCTAAAAATAAAATGGTTGTTAATGCACACATTAAAACAATAGCAACATATTCACCAAGGAAAAAAAGCATATAAGGTGTTGAAGAATACTCAACCATGTGACCAGCAACAAGCTCAGATTCTGCTTCAACCAAATCAAAGGGTGGACGATTTGTCTCTGCCAGTGCAGAAATAAAAAATACAATAAACATGGGAAAAAGGACAAGCCAATTCCAATCTAAAAAACTGTTAAAAGGCAAACCAAGAGTCGTACCAATTCCATAACTTTGCTTATGAACAATTGTTGTGAGATCCAATGAACCACTCACTAAAATGACGGTTACAAGCACAAAGCCAATGGAAACCTCATAAGAAACCATCTGCGCAGCTGAACGAAGAGCGCCTAAAAAAGGATATTTTGAATTTGACGCCCATCCCCCCATAATAACGCCATAAACTTCAAGAGATGAAATGGCTAATATATAAAGCAAACCAACATTAATCTTTGCAACTTCCCAACCTTCATTGACTGGGATAACAGCCCACGTTGATAAAGCAAGCGTAGCAGAAACAAAAGGCGCCAAAAGAAAAACACCCTTATTAGCACCAGCAGGGATAATAGGCTCTTTAACAACAAATTTAATTAAATCCGCAAAAGATTGCAACAACCCCCACGGACCAACAACATTTGGACCACGCCGCAATTGTACTGCCGCCCAAATTTTTCTATCTGCGTAAAGAAGATAAGCCACTAAGACTAGGAGAACAACCAAAAGAAGCAGCGTTTTTCCAACTATGATAAGTAATGGCAATAGCCAGATCATGAAGAAATCATCCATCGTTATTCTTTTTCCTCTGCCTTTACTCTACAGCTTGTGTAAAACGATTCTTTGCAAGAGATGAACATTCAGCCATAATTGCAGAAGCACGTGCTATTGGATTTGTCAAATAGAAGTCTTTAATCATAGAAGTAAACGCTTGTGTTTCCATATCAATCATCTGTGCACCAAGCGCTTTCAGACTATCTATGTCAGAGGACGTTATATCATCAATGGCACAAAGATGTGGATAATCATTAAACAAGCTCTGTCTTAATTGAGAAAGCGAATCGAAAGGAAGCTTTCGTCCTAAAACATCAGATAAAGCACGCAAAATAGCCCAATCTTCTTTTGCTTCACCCGGGGCAAAACCAGCCCGATTTGTCATTTGAACACGCCCTTCTGTATTCACATAAAGTCCTGATTTTTCAGTGTAAGCGGATGCCGGTAAAATAACATCAGCAGCATGTGCACCATTATCGCCATGGCTACCAATATAGATTGTAAAAGCCTCTGTATTCGCTAAATCTACTTCATCAGCACCAAGCAAAAATAAAACTTCACAGGTTTTAAGAATATTCACAATCCCAAGCTCAGAAGTAAAGCCTATGTCCAAACCGCCAACAATTGATGCAGCATTGTGAAGAACGCCAAATCCATTCCACTTCTCACTAAGGGCCCCAACACGATCAGCTAATTTTGCAAGATTTTTTAAAACAGACAAACCTTCTTTACCTGAAAGAGCTCCCTCACCAATAATAATAAGTGGTCTTTCAGCTTCTTTTAACACATTGAAAAATGCATCCTCTCCACGAATAAGGGCACTCAATGCATCTGTACCAGTTCCAAGATAAGAATAGGGATAACGTAAATCAACCTTTTCTCCAATTAATGCAATGGGAAACCGTCCCATACGTTGGCGTTTTAAAATACGTGCATTTAAAATAGCGGCCTCATAGCGCGGATTAGATCCCACGATAAGCAATGCATCAGCTTTTTCAATACCTGCAATCTTTGGATTAAAAATATAACTCGAACGCCCTAACTCAGGGGATAAAGCCATCCCCCTTTGACGACACTCAAATATTTTTGAATCCAATGAAAGAAGTAATGCTTTAAGTGCATACATTTCTTCAACAGATGCAAGATCTCCAGCAATTGCCCCAATTTTTTCTGGCAAAGTTTTAGAAATCACCATCTTAATTTCTGCAAAAACCTCTGTCCAACTTACAGGTTGAAGCTTTCCATCTTTGCGCACATATGGCCTATCAAGCCGCTGAGTACGTAATCCATCCCAAATAAAACGGGTCTTATCAGAAATCCATTCCTCATTTACATCTTCATTCGTGCGCGGCATAATCCGCATAACCTCACGACCACGGCTATCAATGCGGATAGCACTGCCAACTGCATCCATGACATCAACCGATTCCGTTTTAACCAATTCCCATGGACGTGCATGAAATGCATAGGGTTTTGAAGTTAAAGCCCCTACTGGACAAAGATCAATAACATTTCCCTGTAACTCAGATGTCATTGCCTTTTCAAGATAAGTCGTAATTTCAGCATTTTCACCACGTCCTATCAAACCAAGTTCCGAAACACCCGCCACTTCTGTCGTAAAACGAACACAACGTGTGCAATGAATACACCGTGTCATAACAGTTTTTACAAGTGGCCCAATATATTTATCTTCTACAGCACGCTTATTTTCTGTATAACGAGAACAATCACGCCCATAAAGCATTGCTTGATCTTGAAGATCGCATTCTCCTCCTTGATCACACACAGGACAATCCAAAGGATGATTGATCAGGAGAAACTCCATAATACCTTCACGGGCCTTTTTAACCATTGCCGTGTTGGTGAAAATTTCAGGCACTTCACCGTTAGGCCCTAACCGTAAATCGCGAACCCCCATAGCACAAGAAGCTTGAGGTTTTGGCGGGCCACCTTTAACCTCAACCAAACACATGCGGCAATTTCCAGCAATTGATAAAGATTCATGAAAACAAAAACGTGGAATTTCAGCACCAGCCGCCTCAGCAGCCTGAAGCAACGTGTAGTAATCAGGGACTTCAATCTCTTTACCATCAACTTTGATATTTATCATCACTCATCCCGCCTGCGGCTAACCACCTAAACTCGCATTTCGTTGCATTTAGAACAAAATCCTCTATCCTACTGCTCCCAAAGCAATATTTTTGCTTTGGATGACACTTCGCGTATAATCATCAATTCTACGCTCAATTTCTGGACGAAAATTACGTATCAACCCCTGTATAGGCCATGCGGCAGCATCACCTAGTGCACATATAGTGTGTCCTTCAACTTGCTCAGAAACTTCAAACAAAAGATCAATTTCACGTTTTTGCGCTCTTCCCTCAACCATACGCCCTAAAAGACGCATCATCCAACCTGTGCCTTCACGACACGGTGTACATTGACCACAACTCTCATGCTTGAAAAAAGCTGTTATACGCCAAATTGCCTTGATAATATCGGTTGATTTATCCATAACAATCATACCACCTGTGCCAAAAGAAGATCCAACATCGCGCACCCCATCAAAATCCATGATCGCATCAACCATATCCTCACCACGAACAACCGGACAAGAAGCTCCACCTGGAATAACTGCTAAAAGATTATTCCATCCACCACGAATACCACCGGTATGCTTTTCAATTAATTCGCGAAAAGAAACACCTAGAGCTTCTTCAAATGTACAAGGTGCATTAACATGCCCAGAAACCATAAACAATTTTGTTCCGGTATTATTTGCACGTCCGATTGATGAAAACCACGAAGCACCACGACGCAAAATCGTTGGAATAACGGCAATAGACTCTACATTATTAACTGTTGTTGGACAGCCATAAATCCCCACATTCGCAGGGAATGGTGGTTTAAGTCGAGGTTGCCCCTTTTTCCCCTCAAGACTTTCGAGAAGAGCTGTTTCTTCGCCACAAATATAAGCACCAGCACCATGATGAATAATAATATCGCAAACATGCCCATATTTCGTTTTTTTGCCAAGTAAACCTGCATCATAACATTCATCAACGGCAGCTTGAAGTGCTTCACGCTCACGAATATATTCACCACGAACATAAATAAAAGCGACATTGGCTCCCATTGCAAAAGTAGCAAGTGCACACCCTTCAATCAAAGTATGGGGATCATGCCGCAAAATATCGCGGTCTTTACAAGTTCCCGGCTCCGATTCATCTGCATTTACAACCAAATAATGAGGACGGCCATCATTTTGTTTTGGCATAAAAGACCACTTCATTCCAGTAGGAAAACCAGCTCCGCCACGGCCACGTAACCCCGATGCTTTCACCTCATCAATGATCCAATCACGACCTTTATCAATAATCGCTTTTATACCATCCCAATGCCCACGCGACATCGCAGCCTTTAATGATTTGTCTTTCAAACCATAAATATTGGTGAAAATGCGATCTTTATCAGCTAGCATACCCCACCTTTTTTTCTCTTGCCCTTAGCATTTTTAGCTTTTCCTCAAATGCAATT
This genomic window from Bartonella quintana contains:
- a CDS encoding biotin--[acetyl-CoA-carboxylase] ligase yields the protein MNMVYILSDFAQKQGYAVESYENVDSTNLIAQRRAYAGHRGYLWIVAQEQSQGMARRGRTWYSPKGNLYCSLLLIDDIVHQTAAQLSFVAGVSMVEAIKQFVKDENQANSIVSLKWPNDILLKESKSSGILLEIFKLTFQQYALVIGIGMNVNCHYEDAPYPTSSLKNIGLHVETEQLFTVLTEYFSKNYLLWKQPGGCDIIRKKWLLYSAHVGQHIKIINDKKVIEGIFDGLDSAFNCIIKQKNGQQATITAGDVHFGLAASAKASRY
- the nuoN gene encoding NADH-quinone oxidoreductase subunit NuoN, translating into MQTEIIAQLVLIFPEILIALGGVILLLIGVYSNTRSSLTVTGLAIALFVATIVILVVFPKSGLFQTNALIIDSFGRYMKILTLIGALFALIMSVDFTCTHKFDIFEFPVLVLLASLGMMLMISAGNMLSLYMGLELQSLALYVLAAINRNNLKSSEAGIKYFVLGALSSGLLLYGISLLYGFTGQIGFREIAIALKSESLQLGVIFGIVFILAGLAFKISAVPFHMWTPDVYEGAPTPITAFFAGAPKVAAMALLVRIIVLVFIPSESSDGSMHAWQQILVFMAIASMILGAFAAIGQSNVKRLMAYSSISHMGYALVGLAAGDMLGIKSVILYMTIYLSMVIGSFAFILGMRRSGGNVENIYDLSGLVKTNPFMAVMMTIQLFSLASIPPMAGFFGKWYTFSAAVHAGLTPLAVVGMLASVIGAFYYLRLIKIMWFDDAKAHFIILSNELRFCLCLSALFILFYTLFGIWFADLAEKAAIALF
- a CDS encoding NADH-quinone oxidoreductase subunit M — its product is MTDWPILSTVTFLPLVGVILILFIKDDSESARCNIRNVAFFTTVFVFIISLIIWAGFDHTNPHFQMVEKFNWLGEGTSYHMGIDGISILFVVLSAFLLPFCILASWENIKDRLKAYMIAFLLLEVAIIGVFCALDAILFYVFFEGSLIPMFIIIGVWGGARRVYASMKFFLYTLLGSVLMLVAIMVMYLEVGTLDIPTLLTYQFPAHMQMWLWLAFFASFAVKMPMWPVHTWLPDAHVEAPTSGSVILAGVLLKLGGYGFLRFSLPMFPIASTDFAPLVFVLSLIAILYTSLVALVQNDIKKLIAYSSIAHMGYVTMGIFAANEQGIQGAIYQMLSHGIVSAALFLCVGVIYDRLHTREISAFGGLVNNMPKYAVVFLIFTMANIGLPGSSGFLGEFLTLIGVFQVNKLVVIFATTGVILSAAYALYLYRRVVFGSLDKENLKILIDLSSREKIILYPMVIITIFFGIYPTPILKATAFSVEALINKLH
- the nuoL gene encoding NADH-quinone oxidoreductase subunit L; this translates as MYHTIVFLPLFGFLIASIGGKTIGNLASELITCSFMVVVAVLSWVVFSNVALGHSPAVDVLILHWLTVDGLIFDWALHVDTLTAVMLIVVNSVSALVHIYSIGYMHHDPSRSRFFSYLSLFTFMMLMLVTSNNLIQMFFGWEGVGLASYLLIGFWFQRDSANKAAMKAFVVNRVGDFGFLLGIFSIFVLFQSVNFVSIFAKAADNSFIQNMTFLGWQLDGQTAITVTCLLLFVGAMGKSAQFLLHTWLPDAMEGPTPVSALIHAATMVTAGVFMVARMSPIFELSSTALTMIIIVGATTAFFAATVGLVQNDIKRVIAYSTCSQLGYMFVALGVGAYGAAVFHLFTHAFFKALLFLGAGSVIHAVSDEQDMRKMGGMHKHIQATYWMMIIGTIALTGVGIPGTFFGTAGFFSKDAIIEASFASHNIASGYAFWLLVFSALLTSFYSWRLIFMIFHGKPRATADVMHHVHESPPVMLIPLFILSIGAMFSGVVFQPYFFGDLYDAFWKGALFTNSHNHILHDAHNVFIWVKWSPLIAMVFGFMLAYLFYISFPSIPKKIAKLMPAVYRFLCHKWYFDELYNALFVRSVLKIGFFFWKVGDGKIIDGLGPNGIAARVVNITNRVVRMQTGYIYHYAFAMLIGIASLITWMMIGGAN
- the nuoK gene encoding NADH-quinone oxidoreductase subunit NuoK; the encoded protein is MHIDITHYLIVSALIFTIGIAGIFLNRKNVIIILMSIELILLSVNLNFVAFSAFFQDLVGQIFALFILTVAAAEAAIGLAILVVFFRNCGSVAVEDVNVMKG
- a CDS encoding NADH-quinone oxidoreductase subunit J; translated protein: MLTDLAAAFFYLFAFIMLASAVIVITARNPVHSVLFLILAFFNAAALFLLAGAEFLGLILLIVYVGAVAVLFLFVIMMLDVDFAELKSGALRYAPIGAFIGVVVAVELIFVFVSSYFSPVLRTHVTQPMPNLAQRTNTQALGDILYTDYVFYFQVAGIILLVAMIGAIVLTLRHKSGVRRQSIAVQVSRTVANAIEIKQVESGKGI
- the nuoI gene encoding NADH-quinone oxidoreductase subunit NuoI, whose translation is MSGLIQAAKSLLLLEFVSAFFLAMRQFFSPKPTINYPYEKGVVSQRFRGEHALRRYPNGEERCIACKLCEAICPAQAITIEAGPRGNDGTRRTVRYDIDMVKCIYCGFCQEACPVEAIVEGPNFEFATEMREELYYDKEKLLMNGDRWEREIARNILIDAPYR
- the nuoH gene encoding NADH-quinone oxidoreductase subunit NuoH encodes the protein MDDFFMIWLLPLLIIVGKTLLLLVVLLVLVAYLLYADRKIWAAVQLRRGPNVVGPWGLLQSFADLIKFVVKEPIIPAGANKGVFLLAPFVSATLALSTWAVIPVNEGWEVAKINVGLLYILAISSLEVYGVIMGGWASNSKYPFLGALRSAAQMVSYEVSIGFVLVTVILVSGSLDLTTIVHKQSYGIGTTLGLPFNSFLDWNWLVLFPMFIVFFISALAETNRPPFDLVEAESELVAGHMVEYSSTPYMLFFLGEYVAIVLMCALTTILFLGGWLPPLDVWWLNWVPGIIWFVLKVCFVFFWFAMVKAFVPRYRYDQLMRLGWKVFLPLSLAMVVITATFLKYTGFA
- the nuoG gene encoding NADH-quinone oxidoreductase subunit NuoG, whose product is MINIKVDGKEIEVPDYYTLLQAAEAAGAEIPRFCFHESLSIAGNCRMCLVEVKGGPPKPQASCAMGVRDLRLGPNGEVPEIFTNTAMVKKAREGIMEFLLINHPLDCPVCDQGGECDLQDQAMLYGRDCSRYTENKRAVEDKYIGPLVKTVMTRCIHCTRCVRFTTEVAGVSELGLIGRGENAEITTYLEKAMTSELQGNVIDLCPVGALTSKPYAFHARPWELVKTESVDVMDAVGSAIRIDSRGREVMRIMPRTNEDVNEEWISDKTRFIWDGLRTQRLDRPYVRKDGKLQPVSWTEVFAEIKMVISKTLPEKIGAIAGDLASVEEMYALKALLLSLDSKIFECRQRGMALSPELGRSSYIFNPKIAGIEKADALLIVGSNPRYEAAILNARILKRQRMGRFPIALIGEKVDLRYPYSYLGTGTDALSALIRGEDAFFNVLKEAERPLIIIGEGALSGKEGLSVLKNLAKLADRVGALSEKWNGFGVLHNAASIVGGLDIGFTSELGIVNILKTCEVLFLLGADEVDLANTEAFTIYIGSHGDNGAHAADVILPASAYTEKSGLYVNTEGRVQMTNRAGFAPGEAKEDWAILRALSDVLGRKLPFDSLSQLRQSLFNDYPHLCAIDDITSSDIDSLKALGAQMIDMETQAFTSMIKDFYLTNPIARASAIMAECSSLAKNRFTQAVE